The Mixta hanseatica genome includes a region encoding these proteins:
- a CDS encoding MFS transporter produces MSIETEQAVATRSARKFKSLRWWMLALFLLGITINYITRNSLGILAPELKVSLNMTTEQYSWVVAAFQLAYTLFQPLCGWLIDVIGLKTGFMICAIIWALVCMLHAGAGSWVQLALLRFFMGGAEAAATPANARAIADWFPKKERPVAAGWAGVGFSVGAMLAPPIIVVTHLTLGWQGAFLFSGALGLAWVVLWWRFYHAPQQHPNLSQQELDLIREDKEPDLPKLPFFTSLGRLCRDKKFYGIAIPAFLAEPAWAVFSFWVPLYLASERGMDLKQIALFAWLPFLAADIGSVASGYLTHLYRKWFGFRRINSVIASSVTGAFMMLSLTLVAVTKDPFLAIALISVGGFGHQVISCMLSALVVESFDKNQMATVNGMRGSCAWIASFLFSLLIGAVSDTVGFGPLFVAMGFFDLIGALFLIALLAERGAKKR; encoded by the coding sequence ATGAGTATTGAAACCGAACAGGCCGTCGCAACCCGTTCCGCTCGTAAGTTTAAATCGCTACGCTGGTGGATGCTGGCGCTCTTCCTGCTGGGCATCACCATTAACTATATCACCCGCAATTCGCTGGGGATTCTGGCCCCTGAGCTGAAAGTCAGCCTGAATATGACCACCGAACAGTACTCGTGGGTCGTCGCGGCGTTTCAGCTCGCCTATACCCTGTTTCAGCCGCTTTGCGGCTGGCTGATCGATGTGATTGGCCTGAAAACCGGCTTTATGATCTGCGCCATTATCTGGGCATTGGTTTGTATGTTGCACGCTGGAGCGGGAAGCTGGGTGCAGCTGGCGCTGCTGCGCTTTTTTATGGGCGGCGCCGAAGCAGCTGCCACGCCGGCTAACGCCCGCGCTATCGCCGACTGGTTTCCGAAGAAAGAGCGTCCCGTCGCCGCCGGTTGGGCTGGCGTTGGCTTTTCTGTCGGCGCGATGCTGGCCCCGCCGATTATCGTCGTTACCCATCTGACGCTGGGCTGGCAGGGCGCTTTTCTCTTTTCCGGCGCGCTGGGCTTAGCCTGGGTGGTGCTGTGGTGGCGCTTCTACCATGCGCCGCAGCAGCACCCTAATCTGAGCCAGCAGGAACTGGATCTTATTCGTGAAGATAAGGAACCGGACCTGCCGAAACTGCCGTTTTTCACCTCGCTGGGACGGCTCTGCCGTGACAAAAAGTTTTACGGTATCGCCATACCGGCCTTTCTTGCCGAGCCGGCGTGGGCGGTCTTCAGCTTTTGGGTACCGCTCTATCTCGCCAGCGAACGCGGCATGGATCTGAAACAGATTGCGCTGTTTGCCTGGCTGCCTTTTTTAGCGGCGGATATCGGCAGCGTCGCCAGCGGCTACCTTACCCATCTTTATCGCAAATGGTTCGGCTTCCGGCGTATTAATTCAGTGATTGCCAGCTCCGTCACCGGCGCTTTTATGATGCTCTCGTTGACGCTGGTTGCCGTAACTAAAGATCCTTTTCTGGCGATCGCGTTGATCTCCGTCGGCGGCTTCGGCCATCAGGTGATCTCCTGCATGCTCAGTGCGCTGGTGGTGGAATCGTTCGATAAAAATCAGATGGCGACGGTCAACGGTATGCGTGGCTCCTGCGCCTGGATCGCCAGCTTCCTCTTTTCCCTGCTGATCGGCGCCGTTTCCGATACCGTCGGCTTCGGCCCGTTGTTTGTGGCGATGGGATTTTTCGACCTGATCGGCGCGCTGTTTCTGATCGCCCTGTTAGCCGAGCGCGGCGCTAAAAAACGTTAA
- a CDS encoding glycoside hydrolase family 31 protein: protein MKTLKNWTLVGEYADRIELQVDGRHLFVLYVLEPSLFRVLIKRHGELALDRTWSIAPEEDVPWEGRDRLSVQGFSLPGYHLQKHDDRLVISSQTLRVTVHQPLWLQWEYLDNDHQWRLLTEDRRTSAYLLNMHGDGVAHYQRRFADDRYYGLGEKSGDLERSGRRFEMRNLDAMGYNAASTDPLYKHIPFTITRHGQVSFGLFYDNLSSCWLDLGNELDNYHQPYRRYQAEAGDLDYYLFFGPQVLDVTKAFVRLTGRTCFGPKWSLGYSGSTMHYTDAPDAQQQLQQFIQLCHQHAIPCDSFQLSSGYTSIGNKRYVFNWNHEKVPQPRALSQAFHDAGLRLAANIKPCLLQDHPRYAEVAQQGLFIRDSESDAPERSCFWDDEGSHLDFTNPAAIRWWQQGVSDQLLEMGIDATWNDNNEYEIWDGEARCHGFGRPVAIKHIRPVMPLLMMRASLEAQQRFAPQRRPYLISRSGCAGMQRYVQTWSGDNRTSWQTLRYNIRMGLGMSLSGLYNVGHDVGGFSGDRPDAELFVRWVQNGVMHPRFTIHSWNDDGTVNEPWMYPGVTAIVREAIRLRYRLLPYFYTLLWQASACDEPMLRPTFLDHEHDAQTWQETDDFLIGRDLLVASVVEPGQRQRALWLPDNGTGWYCFWSGQWYGGGQWISLDAPLERLPLLVRAGAGLPLSQRMAHVDAAADDQRELRLFPLAEGQSEGMIFEDDGESHGWRTGDALWLRWRMSCSATRIELNVAREGRYQPAWRRLQFTLPPGEQRELWVNGAQGMAYRL, encoded by the coding sequence ATGAAAACGCTAAAAAACTGGACGCTGGTGGGAGAGTACGCCGACAGGATCGAATTGCAGGTGGATGGGCGGCATCTGTTTGTTCTCTATGTACTGGAACCGTCGCTGTTTCGCGTCCTTATCAAACGCCATGGTGAGCTGGCGCTGGATCGCACCTGGAGCATCGCGCCAGAAGAGGATGTGCCCTGGGAAGGGCGCGATCGCCTGAGCGTACAGGGCTTCAGCCTGCCGGGCTATCATTTGCAAAAGCATGACGATCGTCTGGTGATCAGCAGTCAGACCCTGCGCGTAACGGTGCATCAGCCGCTCTGGCTGCAGTGGGAATATCTTGATAACGACCATCAGTGGCGATTGTTGACCGAAGATCGCCGCACCAGCGCCTATCTGTTAAATATGCACGGCGATGGCGTGGCGCACTATCAGCGACGTTTCGCCGACGATCGCTACTACGGGCTGGGAGAAAAATCGGGCGATCTTGAACGTAGCGGCCGGCGTTTCGAGATGCGCAACCTTGACGCGATGGGTTATAACGCCGCCAGCACCGATCCGCTCTATAAACATATCCCTTTTACCATTACCCGTCATGGGCAGGTCAGTTTCGGCCTGTTTTACGATAACCTCAGCAGCTGCTGGCTGGACCTCGGCAATGAGCTGGATAACTATCATCAGCCCTACCGGCGCTATCAGGCGGAGGCGGGCGATCTCGACTATTACCTGTTTTTTGGCCCCCAGGTACTGGATGTAACCAAAGCTTTTGTGCGGCTCACCGGTAGAACCTGTTTCGGCCCGAAATGGAGCCTCGGCTACAGCGGCTCGACGATGCATTATACCGATGCGCCTGATGCGCAGCAGCAGCTACAGCAGTTTATTCAGCTCTGCCATCAGCATGCGATTCCCTGCGACTCTTTTCAGCTCTCATCCGGCTACACCTCCATCGGCAACAAGCGTTACGTGTTTAACTGGAACCATGAAAAAGTGCCGCAGCCGCGGGCGCTCAGTCAGGCCTTTCATGATGCCGGGCTGCGTCTGGCGGCCAATATCAAACCCTGTCTGCTGCAGGACCATCCGCGCTACGCAGAGGTGGCGCAGCAGGGGCTGTTTATCCGTGATTCAGAAAGCGATGCGCCGGAACGCTCCTGTTTTTGGGATGACGAAGGGTCCCATCTCGATTTTACCAACCCGGCGGCGATCCGCTGGTGGCAGCAGGGCGTCTCCGATCAACTGCTGGAAATGGGCATCGACGCCACCTGGAACGACAACAACGAATATGAAATCTGGGACGGCGAGGCGCGCTGTCACGGCTTTGGCCGTCCGGTGGCGATTAAGCATATTCGCCCGGTGATGCCGCTGCTGATGATGCGCGCCTCGCTGGAGGCGCAGCAGCGTTTCGCCCCGCAGCGGCGGCCTTACCTGATTTCACGTTCCGGCTGCGCCGGTATGCAGCGCTATGTGCAGACCTGGAGCGGCGACAACCGTACCAGCTGGCAAACGTTGCGCTACAACATCCGCATGGGGTTGGGGATGAGCCTTTCCGGATTGTATAACGTCGGGCATGATGTCGGCGGCTTCTCCGGCGACAGGCCGGATGCGGAGCTGTTTGTTCGCTGGGTGCAGAACGGCGTAATGCATCCGCGCTTTACCATCCACTCGTGGAACGATGATGGCACGGTGAATGAACCCTGGATGTACCCCGGCGTGACGGCGATAGTGCGTGAAGCGATCCGGCTGCGCTATCGTCTGCTGCCTTATTTTTATACCCTGTTGTGGCAGGCCAGCGCCTGCGATGAGCCGATGCTGCGGCCCACCTTCCTCGATCATGAACATGACGCACAAACCTGGCAGGAAACGGATGATTTCCTTATCGGACGCGATCTGCTGGTGGCCAGCGTGGTAGAGCCGGGCCAGCGTCAGCGCGCGCTTTGGCTGCCGGATAACGGCACGGGCTGGTATTGCTTCTGGAGCGGTCAGTGGTACGGCGGCGGGCAGTGGATCTCGCTGGATGCGCCGCTGGAGCGGCTGCCGCTGCTGGTGCGTGCCGGGGCTGGGCTGCCGCTGTCGCAGCGCATGGCGCATGTGGATGCCGCAGCGGACGACCAGCGTGAGCTACGGCTGTTCCCGCTGGCGGAAGGGCAGAGCGAGGGGATGATTTTTGAGGATGACGGCGAAAGCCACGGCTGGCGCACAGGCGATGCCCTCTGGCTGCGCTGGCGCATGAGCTGTAGCGCGACGCGCATTGAGCTTAACGTGGCGCGGGAAGGGCGCTATCAGCCCGCCTGGCGGCGTTTGCAGTTTACGCTGCCGCCCGGCGAGCAGCGCGAGCTGTGGGTTAACGGCGCGCAGGGCATGGCGTATCGTCTGTAG
- the guaA gene encoding glutamine-hydrolyzing GMP synthase — MTTENIHKHRILILDFGSQYTQLVARRVRELGVYCELWAWDVTEEQIRGFKPSGIILSGGPESTTELNSPRAPEYVFNAGVPVLGVCYGMQTMAMQLGGKVEGSSEREFGYAQVEVRTDSALVRGIEDSVSAAGLPLLDVWMSHGDKVTAIPSDFVTVASTETCPFAIMANEEKRFYGVQFHPEVTHTRQGLRMLERFVRDICECEALWTPAKIIEDIVERLREQVGNDKVILGLSGGVDSSVTAMLLHRAIGDRLTCVFVDNGLLRLNEAEQVMDMFGDHFGLNIIHVPAEARFLDALAGIDEPEAKRKTIGRVFVEVFDEQATSLTEVKWLAQGTIYPDVIESAASATGKAHVIKSHHNVGGLPKEMKLGLVEPLKELFKDEVRKIGLELGLPYDMLYRHPFPGPGLGVRVLGEVKKEYCDLLRRADAIFIEELRKADLYNKVSQAFTVFLPVRSVGVMGDGRKYDWVVSLRAVETIDFMTAHWAHLPYEFLGRVSNRIINEVNGISRVVYDISGKPPATIEWE; from the coding sequence ATGACGACGGAAAATATTCATAAGCACCGTATTTTAATCCTCGATTTCGGTTCGCAGTACACCCAGCTGGTCGCGCGTCGCGTGCGTGAACTGGGCGTTTACTGTGAGCTTTGGGCGTGGGATGTGACTGAAGAGCAGATCCGTGGCTTTAAGCCGAGCGGGATCATCCTCTCTGGCGGCCCGGAAAGCACCACCGAGCTTAACAGCCCGCGCGCGCCGGAATATGTGTTTAACGCTGGCGTGCCGGTACTGGGCGTGTGCTATGGCATGCAGACCATGGCGATGCAGCTGGGCGGCAAAGTAGAAGGCTCCAGCGAGCGTGAGTTTGGCTATGCGCAGGTGGAAGTCAGAACCGACAGCGCGCTGGTGCGTGGCATTGAAGATTCCGTCAGCGCTGCGGGCCTGCCGCTGCTGGACGTATGGATGAGCCACGGCGATAAAGTGACCGCCATCCCGTCTGACTTCGTTACCGTTGCCAGCACCGAGACCTGTCCGTTTGCCATTATGGCGAACGAAGAGAAGCGTTTTTATGGCGTGCAGTTTCACCCGGAAGTGACCCACACCCGCCAGGGCCTGCGTATGCTGGAGCGTTTTGTGCGCGACATCTGCGAATGTGAAGCGCTGTGGACCCCGGCAAAAATTATTGAAGATATTGTTGAACGTCTGCGTGAGCAGGTAGGCAACGATAAAGTGATCCTTGGCCTTTCCGGCGGCGTCGATTCTTCCGTCACCGCCATGTTGCTGCATCGCGCCATCGGCGATCGTCTGACCTGCGTATTCGTGGATAACGGTCTGCTGCGTCTGAATGAAGCGGAGCAGGTAATGGATATGTTCGGCGATCATTTCGGCCTGAATATTATCCATGTGCCGGCAGAAGCGCGCTTCCTGGATGCGCTGGCGGGCATTGATGAGCCGGAAGCCAAACGTAAAACCATCGGCCGCGTATTCGTTGAGGTCTTCGACGAGCAGGCGACCAGCCTTACCGAAGTGAAATGGCTGGCGCAGGGCACCATCTACCCGGACGTGATCGAATCCGCCGCCTCCGCCACCGGCAAGGCGCATGTGATTAAATCGCACCACAACGTAGGCGGCCTGCCGAAAGAGATGAAGCTGGGTCTGGTTGAGCCGCTGAAAGAGCTGTTCAAAGATGAAGTGCGTAAGATTGGTCTGGAGCTGGGTCTGCCTTACGATATGCTTTATCGTCATCCGTTCCCGGGACCGGGCCTTGGCGTACGTGTGCTGGGCGAAGTGAAGAAAGAGTATTGCGATCTGCTGCGTCGTGCCGACGCCATCTTTATTGAAGAGCTGCGTAAAGCCGATCTCTACAACAAGGTGAGCCAGGCCTTTACCGTCTTCCTGCCGGTACGTTCGGTCGGCGTGATGGGCGACGGTCGTAAATATGACTGGGTGGTATCGCTGCGCGCAGTAGAGACCATCGACTTTATGACCGCGCACTGGGCGCATCTGCCGTATGAGTTCCTTGGCCGCGTATCCAACCGCATTATCAATGAAGTGAACGGCATCTCGCGCGTGGTTTACGATATTTCTGGTAAGCCGCCGGCCACGATTGAGTGGGAATGA
- the xseA gene encoding exodeoxyribonuclease VII large subunit: protein MSLPPSANIFTVSRLNTTVRQLLEGEMGHIWLSAEISNFTQPASGHWYFTLKDDTAQVRSAMFRNSNRRVTFRPQHGQQVLVRATVTLYEPRGDYQLIVESMHPAGEGLLQQQFEQLKQRLAAEGLFEQQHKQPLPDPARQVGVITSATGAALHDVLRVLHRRDPSLPVIIYPTVVQGNDAPAAIVRAIELANQRNECDVLIVGRGGGSLEDLWCFNDERVARAIFASRIPIVSAVGHETDVTIADFVADLRAPTPSAAAEMVSRNQVELLRQLQSQQSRLEMAMDYYLAQQQRSFTRLQHRLQQQHPQLRLARQQTTLFRLQRRLDEAMQLQLRDATRRQDRLAQRLTVQQPQRNINRAQQQLQQWHYRLAQAMQQRLSEEKQRFSVLAAHLDGVSPLATLARGFSVTQTPAGEVLKETHQVQPGETLQTRLQDGWIESEVKAIVPFTGVVVK from the coding sequence ATGTCGCTACCTCCTTCCGCCAATATTTTTACCGTTAGCCGTCTTAACACCACGGTGCGTCAGCTGCTGGAAGGCGAAATGGGACATATCTGGCTCAGCGCTGAAATCTCCAACTTTACCCAGCCCGCTTCCGGCCACTGGTACTTTACGCTTAAAGACGATACCGCCCAGGTGCGCAGCGCGATGTTTCGCAACAGCAACCGCCGCGTGACCTTTCGTCCACAGCATGGCCAGCAGGTGCTGGTGCGCGCTACGGTCACGCTTTATGAGCCGCGCGGCGACTATCAGCTGATCGTGGAGAGCATGCATCCAGCCGGCGAAGGATTGCTGCAACAGCAGTTTGAACAGCTGAAGCAGCGGCTGGCGGCGGAAGGCCTGTTTGAGCAGCAGCATAAACAGCCGCTACCCGATCCGGCGCGCCAGGTCGGCGTGATCACCTCCGCTACCGGCGCGGCGCTGCATGACGTGCTGCGCGTGCTGCATCGTCGCGATCCTTCCCTGCCGGTGATCATCTATCCCACGGTGGTACAGGGCAATGACGCACCCGCCGCGATTGTCCGCGCCATCGAACTGGCTAACCAGCGCAATGAGTGTGACGTGCTGATCGTAGGGCGCGGTGGTGGCTCGCTGGAAGATTTATGGTGTTTCAATGATGAACGCGTGGCGCGGGCTATTTTTGCCAGCCGTATTCCGATTGTCAGCGCCGTCGGCCATGAAACCGACGTGACGATTGCCGATTTCGTCGCCGATCTGCGCGCCCCGACGCCTTCGGCGGCGGCGGAAATGGTCAGCCGTAACCAGGTGGAACTGCTGCGTCAGCTGCAGTCACAGCAGTCGCGGCTGGAAATGGCGATGGATTATTATCTGGCTCAGCAACAGCGTAGCTTTACCCGTCTGCAGCATCGTTTGCAGCAGCAGCATCCGCAGCTGCGACTGGCACGTCAGCAGACCACCCTGTTCCGCCTGCAGCGTCGGCTGGATGAGGCGATGCAACTACAGCTGCGTGACGCTACGCGTCGGCAGGATCGTCTGGCGCAGCGCCTGACGGTCCAGCAGCCGCAGCGCAATATCAACCGGGCGCAGCAGCAGCTTCAGCAGTGGCATTATCGCCTGGCGCAGGCGATGCAGCAGCGGCTGAGCGAAGAGAAGCAGCGCTTTAGCGTGTTGGCGGCGCATCTGGACGGCGTCAGTCCGCTGGCGACGCTGGCGCGCGGCTTTAGCGTGACGCAAACGCCTGCCGGTGAAGTGCTGAAAGAGACGCATCAGGTGCAGCCCGGCGAGACATTACAAACTCGCCTGCAGGACGGCTGGATAGAGAGCGAAGTGAAAGCGATCGTGCCATTTACTGGCGTGGTGGTGAAATAA
- the guaB gene encoding IMP dehydrogenase: protein MLRIAKEALTFDDVLLVPAHSTVLPNTADLSTQLTKKIRLNIPMLSAAMDTVTEAGLAIALAQEGGLGFIHKNMSIERQAEEVRKVKKHESGVVTDPQTVLPTTTLREVKELTERNGFAGYPVVSDDNRLVGIITGRDVRFVTDLSLPVTAVMTPKERLVTVKEGEAREVVLQRMHEKRVEKALVVDDSFRLLGMITVKDFQKAERKPLACKDEHGRLRVGAAVGAGAGNEERIDALVAAGVDVLLIDSSHGHSEGVLQRIRATRAKYPDLQIIGGNVATGAGARALAEAGVSAVKVGIGPGSICTTRIVTGVGVPQITAVSDAVEALEGTGVPVIADGGIRFSGDIAKAIAAGAACVMVGSMLAGTEESPGEIELYQGRAFKSYRGMGSLGAMSKGSSDRYFQSDNAADKLVPEGIEGRVAYKGRLKEIVHQQMGGLRSCMGLTGCATIEELRTKAEFVRISGAGISESHVHDVTITKESPNYRMGS, encoded by the coding sequence ATGCTACGAATCGCTAAAGAAGCACTCACTTTTGACGACGTTTTGCTCGTTCCTGCTCACTCTACTGTCCTGCCTAACACGGCCGATCTCAGTACCCAACTGACCAAAAAAATTCGTCTGAACATTCCAATGCTCTCTGCTGCTATGGATACCGTGACCGAAGCCGGTCTGGCTATCGCACTGGCGCAGGAAGGCGGGCTGGGCTTTATCCACAAGAATATGTCCATTGAGCGCCAGGCTGAAGAAGTGCGCAAGGTGAAAAAACATGAAAGCGGCGTGGTGACCGATCCACAAACCGTATTGCCGACCACCACGCTGCGCGAAGTAAAAGAGTTAACCGAGCGTAACGGTTTTGCCGGTTATCCGGTGGTGAGTGACGATAACCGACTGGTGGGCATTATTACCGGTCGCGATGTGCGTTTCGTTACCGATCTGAGCCTGCCGGTGACGGCGGTAATGACGCCGAAAGAGCGGCTGGTAACGGTGAAAGAGGGTGAAGCGCGCGAAGTCGTGCTGCAGAGAATGCACGAGAAGCGCGTGGAAAAAGCGCTGGTGGTGGATGACAGTTTCCGCCTGCTGGGCATGATCACCGTGAAAGATTTCCAGAAGGCAGAGCGTAAACCGCTGGCCTGTAAAGATGAGCATGGCCGCCTGCGCGTCGGCGCGGCGGTCGGTGCCGGCGCCGGCAACGAAGAGCGCATAGATGCGCTGGTTGCCGCTGGGGTTGACGTATTGCTGATTGACTCTTCTCACGGCCATTCCGAAGGCGTGCTGCAGCGCATTCGCGCAACCCGCGCTAAATATCCCGATCTGCAAATCATCGGCGGCAACGTCGCTACCGGCGCAGGCGCTCGAGCGCTGGCCGAGGCGGGCGTAAGCGCGGTGAAAGTGGGTATTGGCCCGGGTTCTATCTGCACCACCCGTATCGTGACCGGCGTCGGCGTGCCGCAGATCACTGCGGTTTCCGATGCGGTAGAAGCGCTGGAAGGTACCGGCGTACCGGTAATTGCCGATGGCGGCATTCGTTTCTCTGGCGATATCGCGAAAGCGATTGCGGCTGGCGCCGCCTGCGTAATGGTCGGTTCTATGCTGGCCGGTACTGAAGAATCTCCGGGCGAGATTGAACTCTATCAGGGACGCGCGTTTAAATCCTATCGTGGCATGGGTTCTCTGGGCGCGATGTCCAAAGGCTCTTCCGACCGTTATTTCCAGAGCGACAACGCTGCGGATAAGCTGGTGCCGGAAGGGATCGAAGGCCGCGTGGCGTATAAAGGCCGCCTGAAAGAGATCGTTCACCAGCAGATGGGCGGCCTGCGCTCTTGCATGGGGCTGACCGGTTGCGCCACCATTGAAGAACTACGCACCAAAGCAGAATTTGTTCGTATCAGCGGCGCGGGCATTTCGGAAAGCCACGTTCATGACGTGACCATTACGAAAGAGTCTCCGAACTACCGCATGGGATCCTAA
- a CDS encoding metallophosphoesterase produces the protein MKEKKQRRKQLLVLLLLSGSACNSFASEFTASDLGTKYLIMAGPQAWRLGQGSGYPDPNDGASSGKWVGFNQAVARGINSKVDELKLRFGIINGDITEFGRDAQLKSYYEAYGDVLKLPLYLGYGNHDYENNVLDCTRPGKLDFSTNACAFYMLQHLEDLTAKYSSRLKNFDMDYAKRNSNKSMASFSYSWDDFSPASGTSHFVQLQLAPTHTDYIQHFGYAYTINDSLAWLRHDLALARKRGVRNIFLNFHGLEYVKEATAWQKAALKAMLEEYKISAVFVGHTHEPQKEYYKEVFGEVPIYTTGALYSGYFDILNVKWDSFQVQSYQVKNHKVKLVENHDPVNMPKAPPACLKPGDNVQPGDIVKSKLIQSDREVFILKQYQTSRALDSNANGEVYTNKSQTNNPYMRWRIEHLSTNAYGQDFYRVIHNKDKRILDGDGDGEIYTKWWNAGPYQQWEILKYDDGGLIQLRNRATHRLLDANAGGEAYGTRSTLSHGNNYQKWELTDLNGNSISNVRYFKAKSESSGDKPLPAGETSNAYWEYISARSRVSAAPCVEQSIDDGFSQSFEVPVVNGIDLSDELLSDALQQTDSVVISTWDGNWSPNMHFPTPGKFKGKAIFIKHNASYSSTIDVNDSVTTVRKGQRLVYVSDGMHWEMHDIG, from the coding sequence ATGAAAGAGAAGAAACAGAGAAGAAAGCAGCTGTTGGTCTTATTATTGCTCTCTGGGAGCGCATGCAATAGCTTCGCCAGCGAATTTACTGCATCAGATTTGGGGACTAAATATTTAATTATGGCCGGCCCGCAGGCGTGGCGATTAGGGCAAGGAAGTGGATATCCCGATCCTAACGATGGAGCCAGTTCAGGGAAATGGGTCGGATTTAATCAGGCGGTAGCCAGAGGGATAAATTCTAAGGTAGATGAATTAAAACTCCGGTTTGGCATTATCAATGGCGATATTACTGAATTTGGCAGAGATGCGCAGCTTAAGTCGTACTACGAGGCTTATGGCGATGTATTGAAACTTCCGCTATATCTCGGCTATGGCAACCATGATTATGAGAATAACGTTCTTGACTGTACCCGGCCGGGAAAATTGGATTTCTCCACTAATGCCTGCGCCTTTTATATGTTGCAGCATCTGGAAGATCTTACCGCTAAATATAGCTCCAGACTGAAAAATTTTGATATGGACTATGCCAAGAGAAATTCAAATAAGAGTATGGCTAGCTTTTCATACTCTTGGGATGATTTCTCACCTGCAAGTGGCACCAGTCATTTTGTGCAACTTCAGCTGGCACCAACCCATACAGATTACATTCAACATTTTGGTTACGCCTATACCATTAACGACTCGCTTGCATGGTTAAGACATGACCTGGCTCTGGCCAGAAAACGTGGAGTCAGGAATATTTTCCTTAATTTCCATGGCCTTGAATATGTTAAAGAGGCAACGGCATGGCAGAAAGCTGCGCTAAAAGCTATGCTCGAAGAGTATAAGATTTCTGCGGTTTTTGTTGGGCATACTCATGAACCCCAAAAAGAGTATTATAAAGAGGTGTTTGGTGAGGTTCCGATATATACTACCGGAGCGCTCTATTCAGGATATTTTGATATCCTGAACGTAAAATGGGATAGTTTCCAGGTTCAAAGCTATCAGGTAAAAAATCATAAGGTGAAACTGGTAGAAAATCACGATCCTGTTAATATGCCAAAAGCGCCTCCTGCTTGCCTTAAGCCAGGCGATAATGTCCAGCCTGGTGATATTGTAAAAAGCAAACTGATCCAAAGCGATCGGGAAGTTTTTATTTTAAAACAGTATCAAACATCAAGAGCGCTTGATAGCAATGCTAATGGTGAGGTATATACCAACAAATCACAAACCAATAATCCATATATGCGTTGGAGAATAGAACATTTATCAACAAATGCCTATGGACAGGATTTTTACAGGGTAATTCACAATAAAGATAAAAGAATACTGGATGGAGACGGCGATGGCGAAATTTATACTAAATGGTGGAACGCTGGGCCTTATCAGCAATGGGAAATATTAAAATATGATGATGGTGGTCTTATTCAACTACGGAACCGTGCTACTCATCGTTTACTGGATGCTAACGCTGGCGGAGAAGCCTATGGCACCCGATCCACATTGAGTCATGGTAATAATTATCAGAAGTGGGAACTGACCGATCTGAATGGCAACAGTATATCTAACGTGCGCTATTTTAAGGCAAAAAGCGAAAGTTCAGGTGATAAGCCGCTGCCAGCAGGCGAAACCAGTAATGCCTATTGGGAATATATCAGCGCAAGGAGCCGTGTTTCAGCTGCGCCCTGTGTTGAGCAATCAATAGATGATGGTTTCTCCCAGTCTTTTGAAGTGCCTGTGGTCAACGGGATCGACTTGTCTGACGAGCTCCTTTCTGACGCATTGCAACAAACCGATTCGGTTGTTATTTCCACGTGGGATGGCAACTGGTCCCCTAACATGCATTTTCCGACTCCCGGCAAGTTTAAGGGGAAAGCAATATTTATAAAACATAACGCTTCTTACAGTTCAACAATTGATGTCAATGACAGCGTCACGACGGTAAGAAAAGGCCAGCGCCTGGTTTATGTTTCTGATGGTATGCACTGGGAAATGCATGATATTGGTTGA